Proteins from one Stenotrophomonas aracearum genomic window:
- the ybgC gene encoding tol-pal system-associated acyl-CoA thioesterase codes for MPVDARFSWPTRIYWEDTDAGGVVYHARYVAFMERARTEWMRALGYGQERTRTEHGLVFAVRSMTLEFLKPARLDDALLVTATLVQCKRASMVFEQAVCRGDETLLTAQVKIAALDASTFKPRGMDDALHAALKPHVIQTAAY; via the coding sequence ATGCCGGTTGACGCGCGGTTCAGTTGGCCGACACGCATATATTGGGAAGATACCGACGCTGGCGGCGTGGTCTACCACGCCCGCTACGTGGCCTTCATGGAACGGGCACGCACCGAATGGATGCGGGCGCTGGGGTATGGCCAGGAACGCACCCGCACCGAGCATGGCCTGGTGTTCGCGGTCCGGTCGATGACCCTGGAGTTCCTGAAACCGGCGCGGCTGGACGACGCGCTGCTGGTGACCGCCACGCTGGTGCAGTGCAAGCGCGCCAGCATGGTGTTCGAACAGGCGGTGTGTCGCGGCGATGAAACGCTGCTGACCGCGCAGGTGAAGATCGCGGCATTGGACGCCTCCACATTCAAGCCGCGCGGCATGGACGATGCTCTCCACGCCGCGCTGAAACCCCACGTTATTCAAACAGCCGCATATTGA
- the tolQ gene encoding protein TolQ, with amino-acid sequence MIAMLLALQATVVEALPQEVTSAASQTVAQAAHGGGINYLDLMIKASLPVKIIVLLLLVGSFISWVIIFRKARVFNAANREADEFESRFWSGADLGKLYSAATDRNRKVGGLEAIFEAGFREFTRLRDKRRLDGRAQLEGAQRAMRTTYTREVDQMERSLELLANIGSTAPYVGLVGTVFGIMVTMHDMINSGEQAGIASVAPGISEALFATAIGLFVAIPAVWAYNRFTTRVERLSVRFETFAEEFSSILQRQSAGDE; translated from the coding sequence ATGATCGCAATGCTTTTGGCCCTGCAGGCCACGGTGGTCGAAGCGCTGCCGCAGGAAGTCACCAGCGCCGCGTCGCAGACCGTCGCCCAGGCCGCGCACGGCGGTGGCATCAATTACCTGGACCTGATGATCAAGGCCAGCCTGCCGGTGAAGATCATCGTGCTGCTGCTGCTGGTCGGCTCGTTCATCAGCTGGGTGATCATCTTCCGCAAGGCGCGCGTGTTCAACGCCGCCAACCGCGAGGCCGACGAGTTCGAAAGCCGCTTCTGGTCCGGTGCGGACCTGGGCAAGCTGTACAGCGCCGCCACCGACCGCAACCGCAAGGTGGGCGGGCTGGAGGCGATCTTCGAAGCCGGCTTCCGCGAATTCACCCGCCTGCGCGACAAGCGCCGCCTGGACGGCCGCGCCCAGCTCGAAGGCGCCCAGCGCGCCATGCGCACCACCTACACCCGCGAAGTGGACCAGATGGAGCGCAGCCTGGAGCTGCTGGCCAACATCGGTTCCACCGCCCCGTACGTGGGCCTGGTCGGCACCGTGTTCGGCATCATGGTGACCATGCATGACATGATCAACAGCGGCGAGCAGGCCGGTATCGCCTCGGTCGCCCCGGGTATTTCCGAAGCGCTGTTCGCCACCGCCATCGGCCTGTTCGTGGCCATTCCGGCGGTGTGGGCCTACAACCGCTTCACCACCCGCGTCGAGCGCCTGTCAGTCCGCTTTGAAACCTTCGCCGAAGAGTTCAGCTCGATCCTGCAGCGCCAGTCCGCAGGCGACGAGTAA
- the tolA gene encoding cell envelope integrity protein TolA: MQTDVLPPQRQPEEQWGLPIALAILVHLLLALVFIAAWLWSPQRSTEAAAGDPAIEASLQLSASEAAAARQALRASEKLPDLPEPVAEPIPVEEDTVPPPQPLPEPRPQDAPTPQQQNAQERIAQPDTVDQAAVNAMSISAEKAKQEQEAKRRQEQIDLTERKRVEEAEQKLRLAKQQEEAAQKKKLAEQEQKANDVKAEAERQKKIAEIRSRREAAEKEAKLAEQKLRQLAAARAATGQSTAGATGAAQPAAGGGGTSDDLRAKYAAAIQQKVLASWTRPDNVPFGQRCKIEIVQLPGGNVSSAKVSPDCPFDEAGRRSIEAAVLNAQPLPYRGFETVFARQLNFTFTAQD; this comes from the coding sequence ATGCAAACTGACGTCCTGCCCCCGCAGCGCCAGCCCGAGGAACAGTGGGGTCTGCCGATCGCGCTGGCGATCCTCGTGCATCTGCTGCTGGCGCTGGTGTTCATCGCCGCGTGGCTGTGGTCGCCGCAGCGTTCCACCGAAGCGGCAGCAGGCGACCCGGCGATTGAAGCCAGCCTGCAGCTGAGCGCTTCGGAGGCTGCCGCTGCCCGCCAGGCGCTGCGCGCCTCGGAAAAACTGCCCGACCTGCCAGAACCGGTGGCCGAGCCGATTCCGGTGGAGGAAGACACCGTGCCGCCGCCGCAGCCGCTGCCCGAGCCGCGCCCGCAGGACGCGCCGACCCCGCAGCAGCAGAATGCCCAGGAACGCATCGCCCAGCCGGACACGGTCGACCAGGCCGCGGTCAACGCGATGTCGATCTCGGCCGAGAAGGCCAAGCAGGAACAGGAAGCCAAGCGCCGCCAGGAGCAGATCGACCTGACCGAGCGCAAGCGCGTGGAAGAAGCCGAGCAGAAGCTGCGCCTGGCCAAGCAGCAGGAAGAGGCCGCGCAGAAGAAGAAGCTGGCCGAGCAGGAACAGAAGGCCAACGACGTCAAGGCTGAAGCCGAGCGCCAGAAGAAGATCGCCGAGATCCGCAGCCGCCGCGAGGCCGCCGAGAAGGAAGCCAAGCTGGCCGAGCAGAAGCTGCGCCAGCTGGCCGCCGCGCGCGCGGCCACCGGGCAGTCCACCGCAGGGGCCACCGGTGCGGCGCAGCCGGCCGCCGGTGGCGGCGGCACCAGCGACGACCTGCGTGCCAAGTACGCGGCCGCCATCCAGCAGAAGGTACTGGCGTCGTGGACCCGTCCGGACAACGTGCCGTTCGGCCAGCGCTGCAAAATTGAAATCGTGCAGCTGCCGGGCGGCAACGTCAGCTCGGCCAAGGTCAGCCCGGACTGCCCGTTCGACGAGGCCGGCCGACGCTCGATCGAAGCAGCCGTGCTCAACGCGCAGCCGTTGCCGTACCGCGGTTTCGAGACCGTATTCGCGCGCCAGCTCAACTTTACGTTTACCGCCCAGGACTGA
- the ruvB gene encoding Holliday junction branch migration DNA helicase RuvB, whose product MTDDRIIGAGATREDDTTDASIRPKRMADYLGQAPVREQLSIYIEAAKARGDALDHVLIFGPPGLGKTTLSHVIANELGVALRVTSGPVIEKAGDLAALLTNLQPHDVLFVDEIHRLSPVVEEVLYPAMEDFQIDIMIGEGPAARSIKIDLPPFTLIGATTRAGLLTAPLRDRFGIVHRLEFYTPEELTKIVRRSAAILGIDCTAEGAAEIARRSRGTPRIANRLLRRVRDYAQVKANGHIDQDVAQAAMQMLKVDPEGFDDLDRRMLRTLIDYFDGGPVGVESMAAALSEERGTLEDVVEPYLIQQGFLVRTARGRMATHKAYRHLGLKPKNPPADLFAEVPDAG is encoded by the coding sequence ATGACCGACGACCGCATCATTGGCGCCGGTGCCACCCGCGAGGATGACACCACCGACGCCAGCATCCGCCCCAAGCGCATGGCCGACTACCTTGGCCAGGCGCCCGTGCGCGAGCAGCTGTCGATCTACATCGAAGCGGCCAAGGCCCGTGGCGATGCGCTGGACCATGTGCTGATCTTCGGGCCGCCCGGCCTGGGCAAGACCACCCTGAGCCACGTGATCGCCAACGAGCTGGGCGTGGCGCTGCGGGTCACCTCCGGGCCGGTGATCGAAAAGGCCGGCGACCTGGCCGCGCTGCTCACCAACCTGCAGCCCCACGACGTGCTGTTCGTGGACGAAATCCACCGCCTGTCGCCGGTGGTGGAAGAAGTGCTGTACCCGGCGATGGAAGATTTCCAGATCGACATCATGATCGGCGAGGGCCCTGCGGCGCGCTCGATCAAGATCGACCTGCCGCCGTTCACCCTGATCGGCGCCACCACCCGTGCCGGCCTGCTGACCGCGCCGCTGCGCGACCGCTTCGGCATCGTGCACCGGCTGGAGTTCTACACCCCCGAGGAGCTGACGAAGATCGTCCGGCGCTCGGCGGCGATCCTCGGCATCGACTGCACCGCCGAAGGCGCGGCGGAAATCGCACGCCGTTCGCGCGGCACCCCGCGTATCGCCAACCGCCTGCTGCGCCGCGTGCGCGACTACGCCCAGGTCAAGGCCAACGGGCACATCGACCAGGACGTGGCGCAGGCCGCCATGCAGATGCTGAAGGTCGACCCGGAAGGCTTCGACGACCTTGACCGGCGCATGCTGCGCACCCTGATCGACTATTTCGACGGCGGCCCGGTCGGCGTGGAGTCGATGGCCGCAGCCCTTTCCGAGGAGCGCGGCACGCTGGAAGATGTGGTCGAACCCTACCTGATCCAGCAGGGCTTCCTGGTGCGCACCGCGCGCGGCCGCATGGCCACCCACAAGGCGTACCGCCACCTGGGCCTGAAGCCGAAGAACCCGCCGGCCGACCTGTTCGCGGAGGTCCCCGATGCCGGTTGA
- the tolR gene encoding protein TolR — translation MTAAIGRRKRRKLKSEINVVPYIDVMLVLLIIFMVTAPLLTLSFEVDLPSSQAKALESKQDPVIVSVRLDGQLSLKLPEAKEPAPMEAAELQAKLGAMAAQDKNLRVIVAADKAVAYEKVVAAMDVIKRANVEKVGLATDAN, via the coding sequence ATGACCGCTGCCATCGGCCGCCGCAAGCGCCGCAAGCTCAAATCCGAAATCAACGTCGTGCCGTACATCGACGTCATGCTGGTGCTGCTGATCATCTTCATGGTCACCGCGCCGCTGCTCACCCTGAGCTTTGAAGTGGACCTGCCCAGCTCGCAGGCCAAGGCCCTGGAAAGCAAGCAGGACCCGGTGATCGTCTCGGTCCGCCTGGACGGCCAGCTGAGCCTGAAGCTGCCCGAAGCCAAAGAGCCGGCGCCGATGGAGGCCGCCGAACTCCAGGCCAAGCTTGGCGCGATGGCCGCGCAGGACAAGAACCTGCGCGTGATCGTCGCTGCCGACAAGGCCGTGGCCTATGAAAAGGTCGTGGCCGCCATGGACGTGATCAAGCGCGCCAACGTGGAAAAGGTGGGTCTGGCGACCGATGCAAACTGA